The Coffea arabica cultivar ET-39 chromosome 8e, Coffea Arabica ET-39 HiFi, whole genome shotgun sequence genome window below encodes:
- the LOC140012659 gene encoding disease resistance protein RPM1-like, protein MAETVLSFVLDQLSIFLREEGRLLGGLRQEVQLISDELGHMRAFVGVAETIEEGADPRLQEWIKQVREAACDTEDVLDEFVARFAHHQSTGFYGSVRKIFNSIKTLRARRKVAVQIQSIKARVKNISEGHQRYQSEFGGATQAAKSLVAVNNTTWRYSRDDALLVEEAELVGIDNPKQQLISQLLEGDDSQLKVVSVVGMGGLGKTTLIKRVHEDLAIKRHFPVRAFVTVSQPCNFQELLKDLTRQLHNEVKKPVPESIEAMTAIQLKQCVKDFLQQAERYAIVFDDVWDVEFWNAIRFALPENGYGNRVLLTTRKADVASASCNKSQDYVFRMAPLSFEDSWTLFCNKIFKGNGCPAHLTDVAKGILGKCQGLPLAVLAISGLLAMKDLNIAEEWEMVRRSLVGELEGSGMLDRVKKILSLSYNDLPCHLKTCLLYLSIYPEDYEIRCQRLVQLWSAERFVGKREGMTMKDVGFNYLRELVNRSLIQVTESFYEGIPETCRIHDLVREVILSKSREQNMITITNMITITTGQYTRWLSEKVRRLVVHSSSNNTEQHQESQYYCFNHLRSFITIGSMNPLISRALLSKALKSSRLLKVLDLSDEETLEEIPNEIFNLYHLRYLNLYGTGVKAVPKFIGKLRNLEYLDLGETQVKELPMEILKLQKLEHLMVRTKVDVSDEAYGYHGFKAPSKLGGLLALQSLTAIDASSGSVIVKEIGTLTQLRRLVISNLRREDGKELCSSLATLTSIQLLHIGSIRNDGGDYEVLDLNHHHQQQHSRSSSMSFSFLQSLRMLTLCGRLEKMPQWIAHLQSLVRIDLNWSSLRDEEDPLEPLHHLPNLVTIQFCRSYQGEGLCFKAGRFPKLKDLYLEKLQKLKWLKVEEGALPSLHELSLDTLPLLEELPLGIQHSRNLRKLYLVELSSQLIEKLENLNEDTEDYRKIAHISEVVIELWTDEGWKRRRLWGKKM, encoded by the coding sequence ATGGCAGAAACAGTTCTCTCTTTTGTGTTAGATCAGCTCTCAATTTTTCTGCGTGAAGAGGGCAGATTGTTGGGAGGGCTTCGCCAAGAGGTTCAACTCATCAGCGATGAGTTGGGGCACATGAGAGCTTTCGTGGGAGTGGCAGAAACAATAGAAGAAGGTGCTGATCCCAGGCTCCAAGAATGGATCAAGCAAGTACGAGAAGCCGCTTGTGACACTGAAGATGTTCTTGATGAATTCGTAGCTCGCTTTGCTCACCATCAGTCAACAGGGTTCTATGGCTCTGTTAGGAAAATTTTCAACTCCATAAAGACTTTGCGAGCTCGTCGTAAGGTTGCTGTGCAAATACAAAGCATCAAGGCCAGAGTAAAGAATATATCTGAAGGGCATCAGAGATACCAATCAGAATTCGGCGGTGCTACCCAAGCGGCCAAGTCTCTTGTTGCTGTTAACAACACAACATGGCGCTATAGCAGGGATGATGCACTTCTCGTGGAAGAAGCTGAACTAGTGGGCATTGACAACCCCAAACAACAGCTAATTTCTCAACTACTCGAGGGGGATGATTCCCAGCTCAAAGTTGTTTCTGTGGTTGGCATGGGAGGACTCGGTAAAACTACCTTAATCAAAAGAGTCCACGAAGATTTAGCTATTAAAAGGCATTTCCCAGTTCGTGCCTTTGTAACTGTCTCTCAACCATGCAACTTCCAGGAGCTACTGAAAGACTTGACTCGGCAGTTACACAATGAAGTGAAGAAACCAGTTCCGGAATCAATTGAGGCAATGACTGCAATTCAGCTGAAACAATGTGTTAAAGATTTTCTTCAACAAGCTGAAAGGTATGCAATTGTGTTCGATGATGTATGGGATGTGGAATTCTGGAATGCAATTAGATTTGCACTACCCGAAAATGGCTATGGCAATCGTGTATTGCTAACAACACGAAAAGCTGATGTAGCCTCTGCGTCTTGCAACAAATCTCAAGATTATGTCTTCAGAATGGCGCCACTGTCTTTCGAGGATTCATGGACCCTATTttgcaacaaaattttcaaaggaaaTGGTTGTCCTGCCCATCTAACAGATGTTGCAAAAGGTATATTGGGGAAATGTCAGGGATTGCCCCTTGCGGTTCTTGCAATCAGTGGGCTTTTGGCTATGAAAGATTTGAATATTGCAGAGGAATGGGAGATGGTTCGACGCAGCCTAGTGGGTGAATTAGAAGGCTCTGGTATGCTGGACAGGGTCAAAAAGATACTTTCTCTCAGTTACAATGATCTGCCCTGCCATCTTAAGACCTGTTTGTTGTATTTAAGCATTTACCCAGAGGATTATGAAATACGTTGTCAGAGACTTGTTCAATTATGGTCAGCTGAAAGATTTGTAGGAAAGAGAGAAGGAATGACAATGAAAGATGTAGGCTTCAATTACCTAAGAGAACTGGTCAATAGGAGCCTAATTCAAGTGACTGAAAGTTTTTACGAAGGAATCCCCGAGACTTGTCGAATCCATGATCTAGTGCGAGAAGTTATTCTTTCCAAGTCAAGGGAACAAAATATGATCACAATTACTAATATGATCACAATTACTACTGGACAATACACAAGGTGGTTATCTGAGAAGGTACGCCGTTTGGTAGTCCATAGTAGTAGCAACAACACCGAGCAGCACCAGGAAAGCCAATATTATTGCTTTAACCACCTTCGATCGTTTATTACGATTGGATCCATGAATCCACTGATATCCAGAGCCTTGTTATCTAAAGCTTTAAAGAGTAGCAGATTGTTAAAGGTTTTGGATTTGAGTGATGAAGAGACATTGGAGGAAATCCCAAATGAGATTTTCAACTTGTATCATCTCAGGTATCTGAACCTATATGGGACAGGAGTTAAAGCAGTCCCGAAATTCATAGGAAAGCTTCGTAATTTGGAGTATTTGGATTTGGGTGAAACTCAAGTCAAGGAATTACCCATGGAAATCCTGAAGCTACAAAAGCTTGAGCATCTTATGGTACGCACAAAAGTTGATGTTTCTGATGAAGCTTATGGATATCATGGGTTTAAAGCTCCATCAAAATTGGGAGGACTTCTTGCCCTACAATCATTAACAGCCATAGATGCAAGTAGCGGATCCGTAATAGTTAAAGAGATAGGAACATTGACTCAATTAAGACGATTAGTGATTTCAAATCTGAGAAGAGAAGATGGAAAGGAGCTCTGCTCCTCCCTTGCCACCCTCACTAGTATTCAGCTACTACACATTGGTTCAATTAGAAATGATGGTGGTGATTATGAGGTACTGGATctgaatcatcatcatcaacaacaacatTCTCGTTCATCTTCAATGTCTTTTTCATTTCTCCAATCTCTTCGTATGCTAACATTGTGTGGCCGCTTAGAAAAGATGCCACAATGGATAGCTCATCTTCAAAGCTTGGTAAGAATAGATTTGAACTGGAGCAGTTTAAGGGATGAGGAGGATCCGCTTGAACCGCTCCACCATTTGCCAAATTTGGTTACTATTCAATTTTGTAGATCTTACCAAGGAGAGGGGTTGTGTTTCAAGGCTGGAAGATTCCCGAAGTTAAAGGATTTGTACCTAGAGAAATTACAAAAGTTGAAATGGCTGAAAGTGGAGGAGGGTGCATTACCCAGTCTCCACGAACTTAGTCTGGATACACTTCCATTGCTAGAGGAGTTACCTTTGGGAATTCAGCACTCAAGGAATCTTCGAAAACTGTATTTGGTTGAGTTGAGTTCTCAACTGATTGAGAAGCTGGAGAATCTAAATGAAGATACTGAAGATTATAGAAAAATTGCACACATTTCTGAAGTTGTCATTGAATTGTGGACAGATGAGGGATGGAAACGTCGCCGGCTATGGGGGAAGAAGATGTAA
- the LOC113704357 gene encoding uncharacterized protein, translating into MVKTAKTHRETITPSYLTEVRPDPREEATTSSSEGSTPSSEKGSTEAGASGAASELESSEMSEGGSGVDYNEELGVETPHDEDALEPVAPKDLANIDFGKMPKFRSRIGRDRAVKVMNKYPFRSGYEIIPAGADDSAEKPPLGTVAIYVQQLEAGLRMPTSRFFRDLLRHFGVRITQLTPNAIRIIIGFEMLCRHQEVAPSVDLFCRCYTLKVHGTDKGWFFVSNRNNAIPKLVVGSPSSIKNWKRDFFFVSEVDFPRGFWWRPIKAKADPSAGDAKEEDFQKLMGSGFRIYSLDYPEAVLVDGGVSRALLSPDKTPFTSTKLKIPLTKLSDIVVSGSSEVAKRQKRKSSGETSAPPPKKKSQGPAAKTSAAKSTPTPVGQSSSATAATGSTSSVPEGVPLGVTTALPPHGRGKQLKPPVNAVSGTSLWNRFHSPPVFPGEEKTHSGEHWCPNWKLSVNDRCSHPRVAQELVMHSTLSRDLEFMKKLTPAEMVQSLMVTTASNSAFVAEMAHRYCAMVEEQDTGKLQNQISKLEKKLAVSESEKAELQRQLKEAEAKGEEAEVTMNSLKSALEEEQKRGEEVKKSHEQALNSVGASAVDAFRRSESFTKDLGQLLTPSFMFGFTSGVDAAAAHLSSEALESLKDNAHYNEDSKELCDRMAEGIQNGRNLAEIQDEFNKWLSELDEVFEEGQGEEAEVGLGEGTGEVSGGNIGEEHGEELHPGGEEAGEKAAQEGAEKGNGAETGV; encoded by the exons ATGGTCAAAACGGCTAAGACCCACAGAGAGACCATAACTCCGAGCTACCTGACCGAGGTGAGGCCGGATCCTCGGGAAGAAGCGACGACGTCTAGCTCGGAAGGGTCGACCCCGAGTTCTGAGAAGGGATCAACCGAGGCGGGAGCCAGTGGGGCAGCCTCGGAGTTGGAGTCATCCGAGATGAGCGAGGGTGGTTCCGGGGTGGACTACAATGAGGAGCTCGGCGTCGAGACACCACACGACGAGGACGCCCTGGAGCCTGTCGCTCCCAAGGACCTAGCCAACATCGACTTCGGCAAGATGCCGAAGTTTAGAAGTCGCATCGGAAGAGATAGGGCCGTGAAGGTGATGAACAAGTACCCTTTCCGGTCGGGGTACGAGATCATACCGGCCGGGGCAGATGACTCAGCCGAAAAGCCCCCCTTGGGCACAGTGGCCATCTATGTCCAACAGTTAGAGGCCGGGCTGAGGATGCCCACGTCGAGGTTCTTCAGGGACTTGCTTCGTCACTTCGGCGTGAGGATTACCCAACTCACCCCGAACGCGATCCGCATCATTATAGGGTTCGAGATGCTGTGCCGACATCAGGAGGTGGCTCCCTCTGTCGACCTCTTCTGCCGATGTTATACCCTCAAGGTGCACGGGACAGACAAGGGATGGTTTTTTGTTAGCAATCGGAACAATGCCATTCCGAAGTTGGTGGTCGGTTCTCCCAGctcaatcaagaattggaaacgcGACTTCTTCTTTGTGTCCGAAGTGGACTTTCCCAGAGGTTTCTGGTGGAGGCCAATCAAAGCGAAAGCCGATCCCTCCGCTGGGGATGCCAAGGAGGAGGACTTCCAGAAGCTGATGGGGTCAGGATTTCGGATATATAGCCTAGACTACCCCGAAGCCGTGCTGGTTGATGGAGGAGTCAGCCGAGCTTTGCTCAGTCCTGACAAAACTCCCTTCACTTCCACCAAACTTAAGATTCCtt TGACTAAACTGTCCGACATCGTCGTATCGGGCTCGTCCGAGGTGGCCAAAAGGCAGAAGAGGAAAAGCTCTGGCGAGACATCGGCACCTCCGCCAAAGAAGAAATCACAAGGACCAGCTGCCAAGACCTCGGCGGCTAAAAGCACTCCCACCCCGGTTGGTCAAAGCAGCTCGGCCACCGCGGCTACGGGGTCCACCTCGTCCGTGCCCGAGGGAGTGCCTCTTGGAGTCACCACGGCACTCCCACCTCATGGCCGAGGCAAGCAGCTGAAGCCCCCAGTCAATGCAGTGTCGGGGACCTCGCTATGGAACCGTTTCCATAGCCCCCCGGTGTTTCCCGGGGAGGAGAAGACACACTCTGGCGAGCACTGGTGTCCGAACTGGAAGCTTTCGGTCAACGACAGGTGCAGCCATCCTCGGGTTGCCCAAGAGCTAGTGATGCACTCCACCCTGTCAAGGGACTTggagttcatgaagaagctgaCCCCGGCCGAGATGGTTCAGAGTCTCATGGTGACCACGGCCTCCAACTCAGCCTTTGTTGCCGAGATGGCACACCGGTACTGTGCTATGGTCGAGGAGCAGGACACAGGCAAGCTGCAAAATCAGATCTCCAAGTTGGAGAAGAAATTGGCGGTGTCCGAGTCTGAGAAGGCCGAGCTTCAAAGGCAGCTCAAGGAGGCCGAAGCTAAGGGTGAGGAGGCCGAGGTTACTATGAACAGTCTCAAATCGGCCCTCGAAGAAGAACAGAAGAGGGGGGAGGAGGTGAAGAAGTCTCATGAGCAAGCCCTCAACAGTGTTGGGGCCTCGGCAGTGGACGCATTTCGGAGGTCTGAGTCCTTTACCAAGGATCTCGGCCAACTGCTTACGCCGAGCTTCATGTTTGGCTTCACGTCGGGTGTGGACGCGGCCGCAGCCCACCTCTCATCTGAAGCCTTGGAGTCACTGAAAGACAATGCTCACTACAATGAAGATTCCAAGGAATTGTGTGACCGGATGGCCGAGGGCATCCAAAATGGAAGGAACCTGGCCGAGATCCAAGACGAGTTCAACAAATGGCTGTCTGAACTCGACGAAGTGTTCGAGGAGGGCCAAGGAGAAGAAGCCGAGGTAGGCCTCGGCGAAGGGACGGGTGAAGTGTCTGGAGGGAACATCGGCGAAGAGCATGGAGAAGAGCTTCACCCCGGTGGAGAGGAGGCCGGAGAAAAGGCTGCCCAGGAGGGAGCCGAGAAGGGGAATGGAGCCGAGACAGGGGTCTAG